The Balaenoptera acutorostrata chromosome 11, mBalAcu1.1, whole genome shotgun sequence genome segment AGGATCACGTGGTTGTTGTTGGAATTCATTTCCTTAAGGGCCTGAGGTTTGAGGGgcattattatttactttttgtcATTAACCCTATACCTTCTTTTCCTGTGGTATTGGCAAGCATGGTGTTCATTCCACTGAAGTGGTAAAATCCAGAACTCAGTGTGGGCTTTTGGCCTGCTGGTTCTGGGTTATCCAAGGCTACCTAGTGGAGGCACAGGAGTCGTCATTTCTAGCCTGCTGACTTGACCAGGTTCGGGGCTGTACAATGCTTGTCAGGCACTGTTTTCCTCTCAGGAAAGGGGCACTGAGGCATGGCAGGATTGAATTGGGTTCTGTGGGATCTCAGGAGATTTTTCCTGCTCAAATACTTATCTAACTGCAGAGTCAAAATGGCCTGTAAGCCAAAGCTGACTGTCCAACTGCAGCCCAACCCCCAGCCCAGGAGTGTTGGGAGCACTGTGTCACAAAGCAATAGGTAAGTTAGTTGTACCCACTCTGACCCCAAGGCTTGCTTTAAGAATTCAGCTGATCTGCCTCCCGGTCATTTCTAGAGTTCACCTGGGTAGTTCTCTGCAACCCATAACCATTTCTGAGTCACGACCACCATCTGTCTTGTGAAGGAATCTCAATTTGACACGGATGCCTCCAAACTTCCTAGAGACTTACAAAGAGTCCTTCCAGCTCCATGTGTCCTCCAGTCAGATACGTGGGGCCTCAAATGTCGCTGCTCGGGTCAGGGCCATGCTGGCCTACACTAGGCCGTTACAGTGGTCTGCTGGAAACCAACTCTCTGGCGGGGGAGGGAAATCCCTGATGTGTAGCATTTActgatttctgtggtgtcagtacTCCCATCACTGCTGATTAAAAGCTACCAATGTGATGTCACTCAGCACGGAGTTGGGATAGATGCACATGATTGGCTTTCCTCTGGGGCCAGCAATACACCAGCTGCAGCACACTGTTGTTTTGCACGTTTTATGAAAGGCACCCTCCAGGTAGAGGGATTAAGAAAGGCTCCTCTCCGGGCAGACCTGCGCCACACGTGTGCCCTGGTGAGCAACGGCAGGCACCCTTTCCTCCTCACGTGGCCTGTTGAAAGGAACGTGAGGTCGATTCTAGGCCTCCTCAACTGGGTGCCTTTGTGCAGTGCACATTCAGCACAACCTCACACAGCAGTCCCGCTTCGATTCATGATACTGTGTGATTAAGTAAAATGGATGGAATAAGGGAAAAGTGAGCCAGGTTACCTAGCAGCCTGAAAATCTGCTTTATACAGATGATAGGATTACTGCCAGGTGGAACATTAACTGTTCTTAAAATTAGTCTAGTTAATAGAAGCCTATTATTGCTAAAAAGAGCCCCCAACTATACACCATTCCAGGGATAGACATAATGATATAGCTAAAAAGACTTCAGAAACATGAGGCCTGCAACACTACATATTTAGATTCCAGcccattaaatatatttatcGTTAGTGATTTAAATCTTAATAGTCAAACCCAGGCacacatgaatatttaaaatttaatgtaattctttACTACTTAAGAAGCAGTTTCTCATAACTCTATTTAGCCTACCAATTACTCTGGAAAGTTATCCTCCcacttttttacagatgaggaaataagcCGAGAGAGTACATAATTCAAGGTGACGcaaaaaatggattcaagaccagTTCTGCCTAAATCTCATACTCTTTTTACTATGCTTATACAGACATACTTCAGTATTGTGAAACAGACAAATTTGAAATGGCTCTGgtgaagatattttatttttcataaaaatacaattgTACAATGctcttcagagaaagaaaaattccttCAATGCCCCAAAATAACATGTGATTTAGTAGtaattttcctctcttttaaaactaaaaatgtaatTGATAATATTGCAACTGATTTCTTGTGAAACATCGCATTTacgtttttaaattttatttgcctttattttaacTAAGTCCAGTTTAAACCTATACTTTTTGGGACAACCCAAATCAAGCCTATCAATTCAAAgatgatgataaaataaaatgctcaatGGTGATGCTGATAAATACTGTCAGTTAGCTGGTAAACAGTGATATGAATTTGCTGCAGCATGAAACATTCTGATTCAGATACATTAGAAAGATtttagataaaatagaaaaaaatttaagaacttcAGCTATATCCTAAAATTTGATCTAGTCAAACTTATTCCATATTATACTCAGTTGCTCTAATATACAACGGATCTATGCTAAATTAACAACAGAATATGACTGGTCTAAATACATGAATTTATTTTCCCCCTTACCTTCCTTtctttgggaaaaggaaaaaggaaatattacTCTGTCTACTCAGAGAGCAAGGAGAACAGCAGAACAGATGAAGGGGGACTGAGCTCACTGACTCTTCCACTCGCTTCTGTTCTCTCTCAGCCTGTATGTTGTCCTTATAGGTGAGTGAGAGATGCTAGGATTTCAGCATGCTGCTCCTTAACTGGAATGGGGCAAGAAATGCTCCAGCTGTTTTAATCAGTGACGTTTATTAACATGCTTCAAGTGGCCAAAGCGTGCAACCAGCACAATGCCCAAAGCAATCAGAACATTCCTTTTTAAGACCAAGGAATTTTTCTCTCGGTTTGATCTACTCCAAAATACCAAATAGATAGGTTTAGGAATAAACTGAAATAAACTGTAATTTACTTTCACCCCAAATTACACATCGGCTACCTGAGGACAAAGTCACTGCTCTTGTAAAGATACTGAAGGGAAGGGGAGTAGCTCAAATGAGCCTGTAATTTAAAATCACAACCAGAGAAGAAACACTTCAAGCACAATGGGGACATTCCACTGAAGAGCCACATTCATTTGGaatgtttgttttgaaaacaaCTCTTCTGGGGAATTCAAAAGGTACTGAACAAAGCAACGTAGAGTAAGTCTTGGGctgttttgcaaaataaaaatatacatttgagtAGACCAGATGGCAAAAACATACCCATTACAATCTGAACACtgtatttaaaaaacttaaattctTAAGGCCTGAATATTAACAATCTTTAATCTATCTATATTTGTGATCCTAAAAAGACATTAAATACTCTTAAACCCCCAGTCCTCCAAAACACAGAGAGGCCCAACAGACTGGGCTAGTGGTATATCAGTTGTCACACAGTACTAGACTAGAGATCTGAGTCTGCGACCTAAGCACAAGAGATCTTCAGGAACTCAGGCTAAGGGGAAGCACTTAATTCAAATGCATGGCCTCAGAGAAGGAGGGAGGTACCTTATCACCTGAAACTATGTGGTCCATCTCACGTTCCACCTCACAGACAAGCTAGACTATGATGCCTCCTCTTAAACTACTTCGTAACAAAACACGTATTGCTTGGAAGCCAAATGTTTGCTTCATTAGAGCAAAGAACAATTACAATTTAGCAGCAACAGAGAACACAACTCCTGATTTAACgatgggaaagagaagagagagggttAAAGTGTCCCAATGGGGACATCAAAAGATTCCCAGATCTGAGTGTATCGTATTATGAGTGTGATTCCTCAACCATCACTCCATTTGGTAGCCAGGAAGAAAGCAAAGGTAGCTGTGATGGGAACTGGAGGGAACTCCTCTGCCTTCTGCCCCTCCTGCCAGGCCCCCTAGCGACTCTGGCTTCAGTGCTTCACTCCAGAGTGGAGGCACGGCCAGGGCTGAACCGGATGCACACCCACAGTGTGCTTCTCTCTGGCTCAGAATACATTCATAAGGAAACTCTAATCAGGGAAGAAACTAAGTGTTCTGGTTATGGCTACCGCCATTAGATCCACCAGCAATGTGTCCCTCATTTCGTTCCAGATCTCTTGAGGCAGAAACTCCATCTCAGCAGCTAATTTCATcctattttctttagaaaaattctCCAAATTAGGTGATTACACAATGAAATGTGTGTGAACATTCACTCCTGCCCTccccatatacatatatagacatacaATAGAAACACACTGTATGGGTTGTCAAGACGATATATGCTACTGAAATGCCTAACAGGTtacttcttatttaaaaataaagtttgactAATTATTCTCCAAGTACAGATTAGGCCCTAGCAAACCTGTATAAATACAGTTTGAAAAGACAgcaacaaaagttttaaatagaGGCTATCTTAAGGGCTTTCTTGATGGATTTTGTTAATGTGTACATTATTTAAAACGGGCATATCATTATggattataaaaatagaaatgtatatatttgttaaTACATATTCACAGCTTATGCTGGAATGGCTCACAGGAGAAATGGTTCATGCAGAAAATAAACATTACTcaagtaaatataaagaaataagattAGGTCCATAAAGGCTGAGAACTTATAATCAGTAGTCAGCCCATTTGGTTTCTCTTTGTAGGGCAATCAAAAACATGAAAGGAAGTGACacctaaacacacatacacatacaattaCATGAATTACATGGAAAGAATATAAATTAACCAATAAAGCAATGTGGAGTTGAGGTGCAAAAAATATAATCTTCACTCATTCTCTCTACTGTGCTTTCAAGCATTGCAACATGTTAAATGCCATGGGTGGCAATACCAACCAGAACAGGTCTGaatgtttgtaaattttccaaGTGTTGAAAACTAAAGCAAAATCCTTTGAGATCTATGATCACACATTTTGGTAGAAACTGCAAATTTACAGAGATGACTGAGCAGTAGGTAGTAAATGGAGCCAAGAAGTACAATCTTGCCTATTCATCCTCCGTAAGAATCAGAATATTGGCTTCAATCACTGACTCATCATTTTATATGCTCTTCACcctgaaaaataaagttaccaatgtaagaatgcttttatttatttattttattttaaaaaataaataaatttatttatttattttgggctgcgttgggtcttcgttgctgcgtgcggactttctctagttgcggtgagcggggcctactcttccttgcggtgcgcaggcttctcatcgcagtggcttctcttgttgtggagcacgggctccaggtgcgcgggcttcagtagtggcatgggggctcagtagttgtggcttgtgggctctagagcacaggctcagtagttgtggcgcacgggcttagttgctccgtggcatgtggggtcttcccggaccagggctcgaacctgtgtcccctgcactggcagctggattcttaaccactgcaccaccaggcacaGGGAAGTCTCAAGAATGCTTTTAAAGTCAATGAAGTTTGGTTAATCTGTTTTAAaatgcatgcatttttttttaaatttagtatctAAGGGAAGGCTATTttcaaatacagactgaaagaaaacTGAACTGATTTGGCTTTTTTTCATTAATTGAATTTAGATTAAGGCAAATGTTACCTCATctaataaaagttataaaaagcCAATCCTtcagttttataaaaaattttttaaaagataaaaagtttgtaACATTTCCTTATAACTATTTTCAAGTGCTCCCAAAGCAATCACAATGATGAGGAAATCAACATATGGCATCTTCATTCTAAAACCTTAacagtctttccaacaaatggtgctgagacaactgtatattcacatgcaaaagaattaagcTGGACttctatctcacaccatatagaaaaattaactcaatagaTCAATGATCTAAATATAAGGCCTAAAcccataaaactcttaggagaCAACACAGggcaaatcttcatgaccttcGATTTGGCGATGGATTGTTAGATATGGTACCCAAAGCGtgaacaacaaaattaaaaatagataaaatggtcTTCCTCAAAATTAAAGTCTTTTGTACaccaaaggacactatcaagaaagtgaaaaaacctacagaatgggagaaatatgtgtaatcatatatctgataaaggtctagaatccagaatacataaagaactcttacaattcaacaacatAATGAAAGACAACTCAATTAAAACACGGGCAAGGGACGTAaagagacattttttcaaagaagacatacaaatggccaacaagcacatgaagtTGCTCAGtgtcattagccattagggaaatgtaaatcaaaaccacaatcagaTGCCACTTCTCTAGGAAGGCTACAGTtctcaaaaatggaaaataaaaagtgttggcaagACACAGAGAAATGGGAAACTTCATATACTATGGTggtaatgtaaaatatttcagccactgtggaaaacaatttgtgGTTCctctaaaagttaaatatagggacttccctggtggtcgagtgggtaagactctgtgctcccaatgcagggggcctgggtttgatccctggtcggggaactagatcccacatacatgatGCAACTAAGAAGtaagcatgccgcaactaagacccggcacagccgaaataaataaaaataaataaatattttaaaaaataaataaaagttaaatacagaattaccatatgacccagcaattccacttctaggtatatacccaaaacaactgaaaacaggtactcaaataCATACTTGTACATGCATGTTTATAGTAGCGCTGTTCGCAACagcaaaaggtagaaacaaatatccatcaatggataaatggataacaaattgtggtatacatatacaatggaatattatgcagtcataaaatggaatgaagtactgatacatgctacaaggtggatgaaccttgaaaacattatgctaggtcaaagaagccagacacaaaaagtcacacactgtgtgattccatttatatgaaatatccagaggaggtaaatccatagagacagaatgcaGATGCATAGTtaacaggggctggagggagcggGTAATAGCAAGCAACCTGCTAATGCATTTGgagttttcttttggggtgataaaatgtTTTCTAACCAGAAGGAGGTGGtagttgtacaacactgtgaatgtactaaatgcctcTGAATTgtgactttaaaatgattaattttatgttatgtgaatttctccttaattaaaaaaaaaatccttacagGTGATGGGCTACTGTACTAGATAGAGCCTGAACTAGGTGAGGACAGGTTCTACCattatagctgtgtgaccttgggcaccttACCAAGCAGCACCTGTgctatttcttcatctataaaataaaaagtacaattaTACTTAACACAATTACTGGAGGAAATAATTACGATAAACATAAgtgaaagtactttgtaaatcaaaatcaaaataaaaggtattgttattattaacagtaactagggaattccctggcggtccgggggttaggacttggcgctttcactgccgagggtgcaggttcaatccctggtcggggaactaagatcccgcaagctgtgcagtgcggccaaaaagtAGCTAGAACGGTACACTCCCACTTATTGACTGagtctactttaaaatttttccatgaaTTTATCAGTTGCTCTTTATAGACCCCATGTGTAACACATTTCAGTATTTAGAATCAAACGCCAGTTCACTTGCTTGTTAGTGTATTACAAATGacatcaacattttattttatttgaagacaCAGCAAGGAAAGTGGTCAACAGAAAGCCTACTTTAAGTCACTCTTCTAAAGATAAACTCTCCCATGTACTGTACTCACAGGAATTACTGTTAGCATCTGTCTTCCCAGCTTTCATGTGCCTGCTTGAGTTCTGCTGAGATTTGTTCTGCTCTTCTCCAGTGAGTAGGGCCTTTATTTCAGAAGGGATTTTCCCTTGGTCCATTGCCATGCACCACTGCTTGTACTGAAATacgtaaaatatatttaaataaaattttactagtCAGAGTTCAGCAACCACAGGTGGAAATCCTAGACATAAGAACTCCCGTAACTAGAGGTCAAATTGGCTGCTGGGAATCCCACCTNNNNNNNNNNNNNNNNNNNNNNNNNNNNNNNNNNNNNNNNNNNNNNNNNNNNNNNNNNNNNNNNNNNNNNNNNNNNNNNNNNNNNNNNNNNNNNNNNNNNNNNNNNNNNNNNNNNNNNNNNNNNNNNNNNNNNNNNNNNNNNNNNNNNNNNNNNNNNNNNNNNNNNNNNNNNNNNNNNNNNNNNNNNNNNNNNNNNNNNNAAATAGTATCACACTATGCATATTGCTACATACTGTTATACTACTTTTTCCACTTAGCAATATCTTGTGTCTTTCTACATCAGTAAATATACATGTGCACTGTGATTTTCATGGGCTGCAAAGTAGTCCAATACATGAATGCAGTATAATTTAACCAATCCCCTACTGTTGAACATTTTAGTTattttcgattttttttttttctgtcataaaCAATCCCTTAAAGGAATAATCACTttccactcccaccagcaatgtatggaAATGCTTATTTGCCTATGTGCTGGCTAACAGATTAATATGCTTTCCCGTGTTTGTCAACCGGATAGCTAAAAACTGGGTATCTTCATGTTTAAATATAGCTTAGGTTGATTGTTTCATGCGTTTATTGACAGACTTTCTTACCATTTCCAGTTCCTCTCTGAGGGCACAAATGGCTCTTTCCCGACTGGATACCAACTCTTCCAAATACTGATATCTCAGTTTTTTTTCTGCTCGGCATTCTCTTGCACTCTGCCGGCTCCTCTCGAGCTTTGCCTTCAAGTCAATTTTGGCTGGCTTTCGACCACGTTTGCCGGGCTTCTTCACTTTACCTCCAACCACCTTCAGCAAGAGAGAGAAgcagttaatttttttcctagttcTGGGTCTAGGAAAGTGACTGCGGCTGCATATTAGCaaggaaaacatttacaaataacaaataaatggAGCCTGTGGAACTAAGAAAGCATAATCCCATCAAACGCCTTATGATTCTTTGcttcataatttctttttctgatacttTTGATACCATGAATGTGAGAGAAGGAATAATAtaagttttcattatttcttcagtaataaactttttttaataataaactttACAGAGCTTAACAGTAAACTTTATGAACCATATGTAGCTAGATAATAAAAAACTATAAGATTGccattaaatattttgttcacATAGAATTTTTATTGACTTAagtaataagtaaaaaaaatatattgaaaattgtAAGTTCAGTATGATCTCAATCTTATAAAACAACACATAGAAGAAAGGATCATAAAAGGTCAGTGGcagggaggagtcaagatggcagtgtgggaaaaTGCAgggttagcatctccccacaactagggcgcctgACGGCTACTGGTGAGGGAAGACTCTGACctccaaggagacgggaggaaccccaaagtgaaccggtaggacgtAGGGGAACCGAGGGGgtaggagaagtggaggccagacaggatcagcgcccctgaggccaggaagatcaggagaggcaggcgggaggggttCTTCCaagaagagcaggagaggagcggagggccaTCGCCCTGCCCACtcgggcccagggagcctgctgggctcccaggtgaggtcccctgccctctgaggctggggtggggggcacgcctgggccccttctgttccttgagcctaagccccacccccaacagcgcccagggccttttccagccctgtgggtcctgagcatcagccccgcccaccacccaaaaCTCGCCCTTgtttaggccccaccctccacagccaaggcctcccctcccctttttttccctttccctcctcctctcttttactattgtggtactgatatACCTTCCGGTTACTGACAtatctatatttttacttttacattctttctaacatatctgttagtttcttagtctaattttattttttactttattatttttctcctttttttttttttcttgccaccccacgtggcttgcgggatcttgattTGTGCGCCCAGAGTCGGGGGGAAACTCCTGCGGTGGGAACtccgagtccgaaccactggactaacagagaacctcagaccccagggaatactcattggagtgaggtctcacagagttcctcatctcagcaccaagacccagctctacccaatagcctacaagctccagtgttggaagcctcaggccaaacaaccagtaagacaagaacacaatcccacacattaaaaaaaaaaatgagatggcacaaaaatatgtcacagatgaaggagcaaggtaaaaacctacaagaccaaataaatgaagaggaaataggcaatctacctgaaaaaaaattcagagtaacgacagtaaagatgatccagaatctcggaaatagaatggaagcacagattgagaagatacaagaaatgtttaacaaagatctagaagaactaaagaacaaacacagatgaacaacacaataactgaaatgaaaaatgcactagaaggaatcaataacagaataactgaggcagaagaacgaataaatgaactggaagacaaaatggtagaaataactgccgaggagcagaataaagaaaaaagaatgaaaaaaattgaagacaatctcagagacctctgggataacactaaacacaccaacgttcgaattataggggtcccagaagaagaagagaaaaagaaagggtctgagaaaatatttgaagagattatagttgaaaacttccctaaccaggaaaggaaatggtcgccgtacagagagtcccatacaggataaaccctaggaaaaatataccaagacacaaattaatcgaactaacaaaaattaaattcaaagaaaaaatattaaaagcagcaagggaaaaacaaaaaataacatacaaaggaatccccataaggttatcagctgattttttagcggaaactctgcaggccagaagggagtggcaggatatacttaaagtgatgaaagaggaaaatctacaaccaagattactctacccagcaaggatctcattcagatttgatgaagaagtcaaaagcttttcagacaagcaaaagctaagagaattcagcaccaccaaactagctttacaacaaatgctaaagaaacttctctaagcgggaaacacaagagaagaaaaagacccacaaaaacaaacccaaaacaattaagtaaatggtaataggaacatacatatcaataataaccttgaatgtaaatggattaaatgccccaaccaaaagtcacagactggctgaatggatacaaaaacaagaaccatatatatgctgtctacaagagactcacttcagacctagggacacatacagactgaaagtgaacggttggaaaaagatattccatgcaaatgaaatcaaaagaaggctggaatagcaatacttgtatcagataaaatagactttaaaaaagactgttacaagagataaggagggacactacataatgatcaaaggatcaatccaagaagaagatataacaattataaatgtttctgcacccaacacagaagcaccccaatacatacggcaaatgctaacaaccatgagaaaccaggagaaattgacagtaacacaataatagtaggggactttaaaaccctacttacaccaatggacagatcatccaaacagaaaataatacggaaacacaagctttaaatgacacaacagacaaGAGAGATCTAActgatactaaataaccaagagatcactgaagaaatcaaagaagaaattaaaaaatacatagaaacaaatgacaacgaaaacatgtcaacccaaaacctatgggatgcagaaaaagcagttctaagagggaagttgatag includes the following:
- the CREBL2 gene encoding cAMP-responsive element-binding protein-like 2, producing the protein MDDSKVVGGKVKKPGKRGRKPAKIDLKAKLERSRQSARECRAEKKLRYQYLEELVSSRERAICALREELEMYKQWCMAMDQGKIPSEIKALLTGEEQNKSQQNSSRHMKAGKTDANSNSW